A window of Bacteroidota bacterium contains these coding sequences:
- the pyrF gene encoding orotidine-5'-phosphate decarboxylase, with protein MNSFEKLEALVKQGKHICVGLDTDIKKIPSIVRKSSNPFYEFNRLIVESTITEAAAYKLNFAFYESHGLEGFTVLRKTVELIRSKREDVLIIGDAKRGDIGNTSMMYAKAIFDELGFDCSTIAPYMGKDSLDPFFEYEGKINFILVLTSNKGSEDFEKLLLSDGTALYKSVLQKIKSWYPANQLGTVFGATRIENLKEDIDDLKGTTVLVPGVGAQGGSAGEVASIFHSAGHRNFLINSSRNIIYASQEEDFASSAYDELQKLNREVNQISHSV; from the coding sequence ATGAATTCGTTTGAAAAACTGGAAGCACTTGTAAAACAGGGAAAACATATCTGCGTTGGTCTGGATACCGACATAAAAAAAATTCCTTCCATTGTAAGAAAATCTTCGAACCCTTTTTATGAATTTAACAGACTGATTGTTGAATCAACAATAACTGAAGCAGCAGCATACAAGCTTAATTTTGCTTTTTATGAAAGTCATGGATTGGAAGGTTTTACGGTTTTAAGAAAAACAGTAGAGCTAATCCGGTCTAAGAGAGAGGATGTGCTTATAATCGGAGATGCAAAAAGGGGAGACATCGGCAATACTTCCATGATGTATGCCAAAGCAATCTTCGATGAACTGGGATTTGATTGTTCGACCATAGCCCCTTATATGGGGAAGGACTCCCTTGATCCTTTTTTTGAGTACGAAGGGAAAATTAATTTCATACTCGTCCTCACTTCGAACAAAGGTTCGGAAGATTTTGAAAAACTGTTGTTGAGCGATGGAACAGCTCTTTATAAATCTGTACTTCAAAAAATTAAAAGCTGGTATCCGGCAAATCAACTTGGCACAGTTTTTGGAGCAACAAGGATCGAAAACTTGAAGGAAGATATTGATGACCTGAAAGGTACCACTGTTCTCGTACCCGGAGTTGGAGCTCAGGGGGGCAGTGCCGGTGAGGTTGCTTCAATATTTCATTCTGCAGGACACAGAAATTTTCTGATTAATTCCAGCAGAAATATCATTTACGCTTCACAGGAAGAAGATTTTGCTTCATCTGCATATGACGAACTTCAAAAACTTAACAGAGAAGTGAATCAAATCTCACACAGCGTGTGA
- the rodA gene encoding rod shape-determining protein RodA encodes MKLGGKISGRFDFLIFGAVIILLTFGLLAIYSSTQNVTQVRNNFEKQIVALVLSIIIFVVIYNLPSTLIRTAIPWAYGLSIFLLIAVLIFGKTIGGAKAWISLGPLNLQPAEFSKIATLLALASFLEEKGNDIEDIKVILKYLAIGLFPVALIMLEPDLGSSLVYFGMILTLLFWRGISAFGLFVVLAPPLVMISSLFGVWYIAGAFAVVIAFLFVFKKNIFITTALLGVNFASAFFVKYFFNILSPHQKKRILTFVDPNSDPLGAGYNAIQAQIAIGSGGLWGKGFMSGSQTQLQFIPELWSDFIFCVVGEEFGFFGTIAVISLFVLIFLRILKIASETKSDFFSLVVVGILSIFVIHFAINIGMVIGIVPVIGIPLPFVSYGGSSLLSNFIMLGIVFNISKSRHAIN; translated from the coding sequence ATGAAGTTAGGCGGAAAAATATCCGGCAGATTTGATTTCCTGATTTTTGGTGCTGTCATTATTCTTTTAACATTCGGGTTACTGGCGATTTACAGTTCCACTCAGAATGTAACACAGGTTCGCAATAATTTTGAAAAACAGATTGTTGCACTCGTCCTCTCAATTATAATTTTTGTCGTAATCTATAACCTTCCCAGTACTCTTATAAGAACTGCAATTCCATGGGCATACGGGTTGAGTATCTTCCTATTGATAGCAGTACTTATATTTGGTAAAACAATTGGTGGTGCTAAAGCGTGGATCAGTCTTGGACCTTTGAACCTGCAGCCTGCTGAATTTTCCAAAATTGCCACACTTCTTGCCTTGGCATCATTTCTGGAAGAAAAAGGAAATGATATTGAGGATATAAAAGTAATTTTAAAATATCTGGCAATCGGACTTTTTCCTGTTGCCCTGATTATGCTGGAACCGGATCTTGGAAGTTCGCTTGTCTATTTTGGAATGATACTTACCCTTCTTTTTTGGAGGGGAATAAGTGCATTTGGGCTGTTTGTTGTTCTTGCTCCACCTTTGGTGATGATCAGTTCACTGTTCGGAGTCTGGTACATTGCAGGGGCATTTGCGGTTGTAATAGCTTTTCTGTTTGTTTTCAAAAAAAATATTTTCATCACCACAGCCCTCCTGGGTGTAAATTTTGCTTCGGCATTTTTTGTAAAGTATTTCTTTAACATCCTTAGCCCTCACCAGAAAAAAAGAATTCTGACATTTGTCGATCCCAACTCGGATCCACTTGGAGCAGGTTATAATGCCATTCAGGCGCAGATAGCAATAGGCTCCGGAGGACTTTGGGGCAAGGGATTCATGTCAGGCAGTCAGACACAGTTACAGTTCATACCCGAATTGTGGTCAGACTTTATTTTCTGCGTGGTTGGTGAGGAATTTGGCTTTTTTGGCACAATCGCCGTGATTTCATTATTCGTACTTATATTTCTCAGAATCCTCAAGATAGCAAGTGAAACAAAGAGTGACTTTTTCAGTCTGGTCGTTGTGGGAATCCTGTCAATTTTCGTGATTCATTTTGCCATCAATATTGGAATGGTCATAGGAATTGTTCCTGTCATCGGAATTCCCTTGCCTTTCGTCAGTTATGGGGGATCATCACTTCTGTCAAATTTTATAATGCTCGGAATTGTATTTAACATATCCAAAAGCCGTCACGCAATTAATTGA
- the mreD gene encoding rod shape-determining protein MreD, which produces MTNNKYFKYLLPVLYLIPLLFVQVVFVPLISIETIVPDLILILVVYYAVKQGQIPGTVFGFGAGLIFDLVTGNLLGSAALAKTVAGFVAGYFSTNRMDINLKSYRFIFIILLAAFINSSTFALVTNFDLNNNLLKLIFEQGITPALYTGFISAIWIFATPTKKGDWLE; this is translated from the coding sequence ATGACAAACAACAAATATTTCAAATACCTTCTTCCGGTTTTATATCTGATTCCGCTTCTGTTTGTACAAGTCGTTTTCGTTCCACTTATTTCAATTGAAACGATAGTTCCTGACCTTATACTTATTCTTGTTGTTTACTATGCGGTGAAACAGGGACAGATACCGGGTACCGTGTTTGGATTTGGTGCCGGACTGATATTTGACCTTGTCACAGGAAATTTACTTGGAAGTGCTGCTCTTGCCAAAACTGTCGCAGGATTCGTTGCCGGTTATTTCAGTACAAACAGAATGGACATTAATTTAAAGTCCTACAGGTTTATATTTATAATTCTGCTTGCAGCCTTCATCAACTCTTCAACTTTCGCTCTGGTAACAAATTTCGACCTGAATAATAATCTTCTTAAACTTATTTTTGAGCAGGGAATTACTCCCGCACTTTACACAGGATTCATAAGCGCAATTTGGATCTTTGCAACTCCAACAAAAAAAGGTGACTGGCTGGAATGA
- the mrdA gene encoding penicillin-binding protein 2, with translation MTLLSSTRKTVLASIILGLFLVYGLKLFQMQIVFNSKFENKSTDNSIKAIEQMPLRGVLYDRNFRLLVDNVPSYTVRITPYEYDTTKNSMLESLLQLPKDTISRILLKHKKYGKYQPVRIKKGATFQEIGWLEENSERFPGVDYIIEIKRGYTNIFGASHVLGYLKETNDNDLKKDSFYTLGDNIGMNGIEKSYETYLRGEKGYNYILVNASRKKIARFKEGNADKPSIKGKDLVLSLDSAAQLTAEKVMHGRSGAIVAIEPSSGEILAFSSSPGYDLSKFSDITPADYMRELVTNPLKPQFNRATMSTHSPGSTFKVLVALCALELGVLNENSTIYCPGSFTYGNRTFKCHGAHGATTVYRALEGSCNVFFYKLIFEIGVDRLNEFAKKFRIGTKTGIDLLEESKGLIPSSQYYEKIYGKGWPKGILVSVGIGQGEVSMTPLQLALMTALVANNGKSFVPHLVKGYLDEKRNFVPFRFEEINTGVNENNVRIIKKGMWLVVNGGGGTAKNIRSTDVVIAGKTGTVQNIHGRNHSLFVGFAPYDDPKIAVAVLFENAGYGADVAAPVAEEVILAYLRSSGVIKLKEKEDKPKKPSKSADSTQLVTNIENGD, from the coding sequence ATGACACTACTTTCCTCTACAAGAAAGACTGTGCTCGCTTCCATAATACTGGGTCTTTTTCTTGTTTACGGTTTAAAGCTATTTCAGATGCAAATAGTTTTCAACAGTAAATTTGAAAACAAATCTACCGACAACAGTATTAAAGCGATTGAACAGATGCCCCTGAGGGGTGTTCTTTATGACCGTAATTTTAGATTGCTTGTTGACAATGTGCCGTCGTACACTGTGAGAATTACTCCATACGAATATGACACCACAAAAAATTCGATGCTTGAATCGCTCCTCCAACTCCCCAAAGACACTATTTCACGGATACTTCTTAAGCACAAAAAATACGGGAAGTATCAGCCTGTCCGCATTAAAAAGGGGGCTACATTTCAGGAAATCGGGTGGTTGGAAGAGAATTCTGAACGGTTCCCGGGAGTCGATTACATAATTGAAATAAAACGGGGCTACACGAATATTTTTGGCGCATCCCATGTTCTCGGTTATCTAAAAGAGACAAATGACAATGATCTAAAAAAAGACAGCTTTTATACTCTTGGTGATAACATCGGCATGAATGGTATCGAAAAGAGCTATGAAACCTACCTTCGCGGTGAAAAGGGATACAACTATATTCTGGTAAACGCATCGAGGAAGAAAATTGCGAGGTTTAAGGAAGGAAATGCTGATAAGCCTTCAATAAAGGGTAAAGACCTTGTGCTTTCGCTTGATTCCGCAGCACAGCTTACAGCCGAAAAGGTGATGCACGGCAGGAGCGGAGCAATTGTTGCCATAGAACCATCTTCCGGTGAGATACTGGCGTTTTCAAGTTCACCCGGATACGATCTTTCAAAATTTTCGGATATTACTCCTGCAGATTACATGAGGGAGCTGGTAACAAACCCGCTGAAGCCGCAGTTTAACAGAGCAACCATGTCAACCCATTCTCCCGGTTCAACATTTAAAGTACTGGTAGCATTATGTGCATTGGAACTCGGTGTATTAAACGAAAACAGCACGATTTACTGTCCCGGCTCGTTCACCTATGGAAACAGAACATTTAAATGTCACGGTGCTCATGGTGCCACTACAGTTTACAGGGCACTTGAGGGATCATGCAATGTCTTCTTCTACAAATTGATCTTTGAAATTGGAGTGGACCGGCTGAATGAATTTGCAAAGAAATTCCGGATAGGGACAAAGACAGGAATTGATCTTCTTGAAGAGTCAAAAGGTTTGATTCCTTCCAGTCAGTATTATGAAAAAATATATGGAAAAGGCTGGCCCAAAGGTATTTTAGTGAGTGTTGGCATTGGACAGGGTGAGGTAAGTATGACACCATTGCAACTCGCTCTGATGACCGCCCTGGTTGCAAACAACGGCAAGTCGTTCGTTCCTCATCTCGTTAAAGGTTATCTTGACGAGAAAAGGAACTTTGTTCCTTTCCGGTTTGAAGAAATAAATACCGGAGTCAACGAGAATAATGTCAGGATTATCAAAAAAGGGATGTGGCTTGTAGTCAACGGTGGTGGTGGAACAGCAAAGAACATCAGGAGTACCGATGTGGTGATCGCAGGCAAAACGGGAACTGTACAAAATATCCATGGCAGAAACCACTCACTGTTTGTCGGTTTTGCCCCGTACGATGATCCCAAAATTGCGGTCGCAGTACTTTTTGAGAATGCGGGATACGGAGCTGATGTGGCAGCACCGGTGGCAGAAGAAGTAATACTTGCATATCTTCGGTCTTCAGGTGTGATTAAGCTGAAGGAAAAGGAAGATAAACCCAAAAAACCCTCGAAATCAGCAGATTCTACACAACTTGTCACCAACATCGAAAACGGGGATTAA
- the purH gene encoding bifunctional phosphoribosylaminoimidazolecarboxamide formyltransferase/IMP cyclohydrolase produces MKKYALVSLTDKTGCVELASGLSGLGYTIVSTGNTARLLRESKVECVEISDFTGFPEILGGRVKTLNPKVFGGILARRDNSDDLAEMALHGIEDIDVVVVNLYNFSEAASKVDSSIPELVEKIDIGGVSLIRAAAKNFKFVSILTAPHQYGEFLERAEKGEIDESYRQFLAIEAFKVTAQYDSLISSTLERRTTDETGTLSIFEPERRVLRYGENPHQKGYFFGDFNEHFEQLIGKELSYNNILDLSAASELVSELDGVVCAIIKHSNPCGVGTGENSLDAYTKALSCDPVSAFGGIVVFNSPIDAGTAEKLNEIFLELVVAPSFTEDAIEILNRKKQRRVLLQKKKVDIPFVIRNAAGGYLVQEKDSYRGELENFETVTKKMPEKEAAKDILLAWKICANVKSNAIVLVKDGRSIGIGAGQVSRVDSVKIAIRKAEEFGFDIKGAIAASDAFFPFEDGVNLLAEAGITVIVQPGGSVRDKESIEAADRHAISMIFTKVRHFKH; encoded by the coding sequence TTGAAGAAATATGCTCTTGTCTCACTGACGGATAAAACCGGTTGTGTCGAACTGGCATCCGGTTTGTCAGGTTTGGGATATACAATCGTTTCAACAGGAAACACAGCACGGCTGTTGAGGGAGTCGAAAGTCGAATGTGTTGAAATCAGTGATTTTACGGGATTCCCCGAAATTCTGGGAGGAAGGGTAAAGACTCTTAATCCAAAAGTATTCGGCGGAATTCTGGCGAGAAGAGATAACAGCGATGACCTTGCCGAGATGGCACTTCACGGAATTGAAGATATTGATGTGGTGGTTGTAAATCTGTACAATTTTTCAGAGGCAGCTTCAAAAGTCGACTCATCAATACCTGAACTTGTTGAAAAGATAGATATTGGCGGAGTTTCACTGATAAGGGCTGCAGCAAAGAATTTTAAATTTGTTTCGATACTCACAGCTCCTCATCAATACGGCGAGTTTCTTGAAAGAGCGGAAAAAGGAGAAATTGATGAATCTTACCGGCAGTTTTTAGCCATTGAAGCTTTCAAAGTTACAGCGCAATATGATTCACTTATCTCCTCAACTCTTGAAAGGAGAACTACCGATGAAACAGGAACACTTTCGATATTCGAACCCGAGCGACGGGTATTAAGATATGGTGAGAATCCTCACCAAAAGGGATATTTTTTCGGTGACTTCAACGAACACTTTGAACAGCTCATCGGCAAAGAGCTCTCGTACAACAATATACTTGACCTCTCGGCAGCTTCAGAACTCGTCTCAGAACTTGACGGAGTCGTGTGTGCAATTATAAAACACAGTAATCCCTGTGGAGTCGGTACAGGTGAAAACTCATTGGATGCTTACACGAAAGCTTTGTCGTGTGATCCGGTCTCTGCTTTCGGAGGAATAGTGGTATTTAACAGTCCCATTGATGCCGGGACAGCGGAAAAATTAAACGAGATTTTTCTTGAACTTGTGGTCGCACCTTCATTCACGGAAGATGCCATCGAGATTTTGAACAGAAAAAAACAAAGAAGGGTGCTTCTTCAGAAGAAAAAAGTGGATATTCCCTTCGTCATCAGAAATGCTGCAGGGGGCTACCTCGTTCAGGAAAAGGATTCATACCGGGGTGAGCTCGAGAATTTTGAAACAGTAACAAAAAAAATGCCTGAGAAAGAGGCTGCAAAGGATATCCTTTTAGCCTGGAAAATTTGTGCAAATGTAAAATCGAATGCCATAGTTTTAGTCAAGGATGGCAGGTCAATCGGAATTGGTGCCGGACAGGTTTCCAGAGTGGATTCAGTAAAGATTGCTATCAGAAAAGCTGAAGAGTTCGGATTTGATATCAAAGGAGCAATTGCAGCATCAGACGCATTTTTCCCGTTTGAGGACGGAGTGAATCTTCTTGCTGAGGCAGGAATTACTGTTATCGTACAACCCGGGGGGTCGGTACGCGACAAAGAGAGTATAGAAGCTGCTGACAGGCATGCGATCTCTATGATATTTACAAAAGTCAGACACTTTAAACACTGA
- a CDS encoding DUF151 domain-containing protein, translating into MNKIECEVLGISTSPAGGGAFVLLLKEVDGERKLPIIIGHFEAQSIAFVIERQALERPNTYDLLKSVIDNLGASVVEVVIHELLQNTYYANIVLDVSGFTNEVDARPSDAINLAIRCQVPIFVAEKVMDEAGFYPAKETPKEDESGEPSERSTIRETKLAALQDRLRELLENEDYEQAAKVRDEINKLGGKSN; encoded by the coding sequence TTGAACAAAATAGAATGTGAAGTTCTTGGTATTTCAACCAGTCCTGCGGGCGGAGGAGCGTTCGTTCTGCTTCTGAAAGAAGTGGATGGAGAGCGTAAACTTCCAATCATTATTGGACATTTCGAAGCTCAGTCAATTGCTTTTGTGATTGAAAGGCAGGCTCTGGAAAGACCAAATACTTACGATCTATTGAAATCTGTTATTGATAACCTCGGCGCTTCTGTCGTCGAGGTTGTCATTCACGAACTCCTCCAAAACACTTACTATGCAAATATCGTGCTCGATGTATCCGGTTTTACTAATGAAGTGGATGCCCGTCCCTCAGATGCGATTAATCTCGCCATCAGATGCCAGGTGCCGATTTTCGTAGCTGAAAAGGTGATGGATGAGGCGGGATTTTATCCGGCAAAGGAAACTCCCAAAGAGGATGAATCAGGTGAACCCTCTGAAAGGTCTACCATCAGGGAAACCAAGCTCGCCGCACTTCAGGACAGACTAAGGGAATTGCTCGAAAATGAAGATTATGAACAGGCTGCTAAAGTACGCGATGAGATTAATAAACTTGGAGGAAAGAGCAACTGA
- a CDS encoding DUF2851 family protein, with product MKTAALPEKLIYEIWKNQDFKSDIYTRDGERIRVLDRGVESTELGGPDFRNAHIQIGSLTFVGDIEIDNFHTDWKNHGHSKNPKFNKVILHVILDDSDQRIFVTTKDGRKVPSISVIDFIDQSLSTSLRKQIANFRLSSINKISCKQLTLLVTEEEKLQFLKRLGIERFKRKCEKVAYRMKEILFIEEMKICEPEHGYDVPLEYLERKLTRKEMNNKAVWEQLFYEGIFEALGYSRNKEIMLRLAKAVELKYLKTLGQDADFIHNAEALFFHVSGLLELTHKGESEETSGYIRSMHEKWLELEEIYDGKTFSSEDWSFYRMRPQNYPTVRLAGGVRLLNEILNHNLIGGLHRKFIDIHNLNTLKVCIRSIFVTKGNGYWSRHYMFDTEAKPYINFFVGKNRADEMVLNVVLPILYIYYELFGKHKFAAKTLRLFSEVDMEIDNTLVSEVSSALNLDAHKHGPLIYQGMLELFRNKCSKDKCDQCLIGEKVFSE from the coding sequence ATGAAAACTGCTGCGTTACCTGAAAAACTGATCTATGAAATTTGGAAAAATCAGGATTTCAAGTCTGATATTTATACAAGAGATGGCGAAAGGATTCGCGTGCTCGACAGGGGTGTTGAATCAACGGAACTGGGAGGTCCTGACTTCAGGAATGCTCACATACAAATAGGCAGTTTGACATTTGTCGGTGATATCGAAATTGATAATTTTCATACCGACTGGAAAAATCATGGTCACTCAAAAAATCCAAAGTTTAACAAAGTCATCCTTCATGTAATCCTCGACGATTCTGATCAGCGAATTTTTGTTACTACCAAAGACGGCAGAAAAGTCCCCTCTATTAGCGTCATTGACTTTATCGATCAGTCTCTAAGCACATCCCTCCGCAAGCAGATTGCCAATTTCAGGTTAAGCAGTATCAATAAAATATCGTGCAAACAGTTGACTCTGCTCGTAACAGAGGAAGAAAAACTTCAGTTTTTGAAAAGACTCGGAATTGAGAGGTTCAAGCGAAAATGTGAAAAGGTTGCCTACAGAATGAAGGAGATACTTTTCATCGAGGAGATGAAGATATGTGAACCTGAACATGGATATGATGTACCGCTTGAATATCTTGAGAGAAAACTGACACGAAAGGAAATGAATAACAAAGCAGTATGGGAACAGTTATTCTATGAAGGGATATTTGAAGCTCTGGGTTATTCCAGAAACAAAGAGATTATGCTTAGGCTCGCAAAGGCTGTCGAGCTTAAATATCTGAAAACCCTGGGGCAGGATGCAGATTTTATCCACAATGCTGAAGCCCTCTTCTTCCATGTGTCCGGTTTGCTGGAATTAACGCATAAAGGGGAGTCAGAGGAGACTTCGGGATATATCAGATCGATGCATGAAAAGTGGCTGGAGCTTGAAGAGATATACGATGGCAAGACCTTCTCTTCGGAAGACTGGTCATTTTATCGTATGAGACCTCAAAATTATCCAACTGTGCGACTTGCAGGTGGAGTTAGACTTCTGAATGAAATACTGAATCACAATCTGATCGGCGGATTACACCGTAAATTTATCGACATTCACAATCTTAACACCTTAAAAGTTTGCATCAGGAGCATCTTTGTAACAAAAGGAAATGGATACTGGAGCCGGCACTACATGTTCGATACGGAAGCAAAACCGTATATTAATTTCTTCGTCGGAAAAAACCGTGCAGACGAAATGGTGCTTAATGTCGTTCTTCCTATACTTTATATCTATTACGAATTGTTTGGCAAGCATAAATTTGCAGCTAAAACATTGAGACTGTTTAGTGAAGTGGATATGGAAATCGATAACACACTTGTCAGTGAAGTGTCTTCAGCATTGAATCTGGATGCACACAAGCATGGACCACTGATTTATCAGGGGATGCTGGAACTTTTCAGGAACAAATGTTCCAAAGACAAATGTGACCAGTGTTTGATTGGAGAGAAGGTCTTTTCAGAATAG
- a CDS encoding rod shape-determining protein yields the protein MGLLDFLANDIAIDLGTANTLIHVKGKGIVLNEPSIVAYDRNTRKIIALGNKAKEMMGREHREIAVTRPMKDGVIADFEIAEGMIRAFIKKVNSGIVSARKVVIAVPSGVTEVEKRAVRDSAEHAGAKEVHLISEPMSAAIGIGIDVSRPEGNMVIDIGGGTTEIAVIALSGIVVEESIKVAGDEMNEAIVSFFRRNYNILIGERTAEAIKCQVGSAMALPEELTIEVKGRDLVGGVPKKVEVSSVEIRDALEGPVVQILEAVRRLLERTGAEHSADIHSSGIMLSGGGALLKGLDKRIRLETNLPVHIAEEPLTAVVRGAGRVIDNLNGYSAVLIRHRRY from the coding sequence ATGGGATTATTGGATTTTTTAGCAAATGATATAGCAATCGACCTTGGGACAGCGAATACACTTATTCATGTCAAAGGTAAAGGAATCGTGTTAAACGAGCCCTCGATCGTGGCTTACGACCGCAATACAAGGAAAATCATCGCCCTTGGAAATAAAGCCAAAGAGATGATGGGCAGAGAGCACCGGGAAATTGCGGTAACAAGACCCATGAAAGACGGTGTAATCGCCGATTTCGAAATTGCCGAGGGCATGATCCGTGCTTTTATCAAAAAAGTGAATTCAGGTATTGTTTCTGCCAGAAAGGTAGTTATAGCGGTTCCGAGTGGAGTGACCGAAGTTGAAAAAAGGGCTGTCAGGGACAGTGCTGAACATGCAGGGGCAAAAGAAGTTCACCTTATTTCCGAACCAATGTCCGCTGCCATCGGTATTGGAATTGATGTCTCCAGACCTGAAGGTAACATGGTTATCGACATTGGTGGAGGAACAACGGAAATTGCTGTAATCGCCCTTTCCGGTATCGTGGTTGAAGAATCAATCAAAGTTGCCGGTGATGAAATGAATGAGGCAATTGTGAGTTTCTTCAGGAGGAATTACAATATTCTGATTGGTGAAAGGACTGCTGAAGCTATAAAGTGCCAGGTCGGCTCAGCGATGGCATTACCGGAAGAACTTACAATCGAAGTGAAGGGACGGGATCTTGTAGGCGGTGTTCCAAAGAAAGTTGAAGTTTCGTCTGTGGAAATCAGGGATGCCCTGGAGGGACCTGTAGTTCAGATTCTTGAGGCAGTCAGGAGATTGCTCGAGAGAACAGGTGCCGAACATTCAGCGGATATTCACAGCTCCGGAATTATGCTGTCAGGTGGTGGCGCACTACTGAAAGGTCTTGATAAAAGAATAAGACTGGAGACAAATCTGCCCGTTCACATTGCAGAGGAACCTCTGACTGCCGTGGTTCGGGGTGCCGGAAGAGTTATTGATAATCTAAATGGATATTCTGCAGTTTTGATAAGGCACCGTCGCTATTAG
- a CDS encoding rod shape-determining protein MreC → MREFFHSLFQSFKSYLILIILIIISFFLMSLSESESTQKLRALALSTFSRVSGVFGYVNFITDLRSDNEELRRRNAELMLENNQLREFGLENSELREMLAFQDTSSYELIASEVISKSYLADQVNFTINKGTKDSVKPGMPVISHNGLLGIVYTSTENYSIVRTYKNVNLKIIVKLLNSGTPGILKWNGTELIMQGIPKTLQLKKGERIITSEISSLIGINLPVGEVVKILNPESGLFNDILIEPYVDLNSTLNVFVMRMVQSKKVDNYELNYLKTK, encoded by the coding sequence ATGAGAGAATTTTTCCATTCACTTTTTCAATCTTTCAAGTCTTATCTAATCCTGATAATTCTCATAATCATTTCATTTTTTCTGATGTCGTTAAGTGAATCTGAATCGACTCAAAAGCTGAGGGCACTTGCGTTGTCCACTTTTTCGCGAGTTTCAGGAGTATTCGGGTATGTAAATTTCATCACTGATCTCCGTTCAGACAATGAAGAACTCAGAAGAAGAAATGCTGAACTGATGCTCGAAAACAATCAGTTGCGGGAGTTCGGTCTGGAAAACAGTGAATTGAGAGAAATGCTTGCCTTCCAGGATACCAGCTCATATGAACTGATTGCTTCAGAAGTAATTTCCAAATCATACCTTGCCGATCAGGTCAATTTTACAATCAACAAAGGCACTAAAGATTCCGTAAAACCCGGGATGCCTGTCATATCGCACAACGGACTTCTTGGAATCGTCTACACTTCTACGGAAAACTATTCGATCGTAAGAACTTATAAAAATGTAAATCTGAAAATTATCGTGAAATTGTTGAATTCGGGAACCCCCGGTATCCTGAAATGGAACGGAACCGAGCTGATAATGCAAGGGATTCCAAAAACATTGCAGTTGAAAAAAGGGGAGAGAATCATCACTTCTGAAATCAGTTCCTTGATCGGGATAAATCTTCCCGTTGGTGAAGTGGTTAAGATTCTGAATCCCGAAAGCGGTTTGTTTAACGATATTCTCATCGAACCGTATGTTGATCTGAACAGTACCCTTAATGTGTTTGTGATGCGTATGGTGCAGAGTAAAAAAGTTGACAATTACGAACTGAATTATCTGAAGACGAAATGA